A portion of the Lolium rigidum isolate FL_2022 chromosome 1, APGP_CSIRO_Lrig_0.1, whole genome shotgun sequence genome contains these proteins:
- the LOC124684799 gene encoding RING-H2 finger protein ATL39-like, translated as MASFGPTDLPNSEHDKHAGQGTLIFSYTCVSLTGTAVFAVLFFFCYKIRNRTPVAAAGAETARRRAVDLTKLPEFAYTRSARHKGESGGGGDGAQCSVCLGTVQAGEIVRMMPLCKHLYHIECIDMWLASHDTCPLCRSEVEPLEDDGQPSPTTELLV; from the coding sequence ATGGCTTCCTTCGGACCGACAGATTTGCCAAACTCAGAGCACGACAAGCACGCCGGCCAAGGTACGCTGATCTTCAGCTACACCTGTGTCAGCCTCACGGGCACGGCGGtgttcgccgtcctcttcttcttctgctacAAAATCCGCAACAGAACGCCGGTGGCCGCCGCGGGGGCGGAGACAGCCCGCCGTCGTGCCGTGGACCTCACCAAGCTGCCGGAGTTCGCGTACACACGCTCCGCACGGCACAAAGGCgagagcggaggcggcggcgacggtgcgcAGTGCTCGGTGTGCCTTGGCACGGTGCAGGCAGGCGAGATTGTGCGGATGATGCCCCTGTGCAAGCACCTCTACCACATTGAGTGCATCGACATGTGGCTGGCGTCGCACGACACCTGCCCGCTTTGCCGTTCGGAGGTTGAGCCGCTGGAGGACGACGGGCAGCCCTCGCCGACGACGGAGCTGCTGGTGTAA
- the LOC124683556 gene encoding RING-H2 finger protein ATL39-like — MASFGPTAMPNSERAHHLNKGTVIFSYTCVGLVGVAIIFVLVFFCYHIRNRAPVAAATADTDAAGGRGRSVDLAKIPEFAYTGSARHSGSGDGAQCSVCLGTVQAGEMVRLLPLCKHLYHVECIDLWLASHDTCPLCRAEVEPPEEDDQPALTTELPV; from the coding sequence ATGGCTTCCTTCGGACCGACGGCTATGCCAAACTCGGAGCGCGCGCATCACCTCAACAAAGGGACGGTGATCTtcagctacacctgcgtcggcctcgtgGGCGTCgcgatcatcttcgtcctcgtcttcttctgctACCATATCCGCAACCGAgcgccggtcgccgccgccacggcgGATACCGACGCGGCGGGAGGTCGTGGTCGCAGCGTGGACCTCGCCAAGATACCTGAGTTCGCGTACACCGGGTCTGCCAGGCACAGCGGCAGCGGCGACGGTGCGCAGTGCTCGGTGTGCCTCGGCACGGTGCAAGCAGGCGAGATGGTGCGGTTGCTGCCCTTGTGCAAGCACCTGTACCACGTGGAGTGCATCGACCTGTGGCTGGCGTCGCACGACACGTGCCCGCTTTGCCGCGCGGAGGTTGAGCCGCCGGAAGAGGACGACCAGCCCGCGTTGACGACGGAGCTGCCGGTGTAG
- the LOC124684051 gene encoding RING-H2 finger protein ATL39-like: MASFGPTTLPNSDNQLQASQGTAIFSYTCIGLTGAALFSVVFFFCYQFRNRAPVAAAGAAAGTGGRGRIVDLAKLPEFAYTKSARHSGRGDGAQCSVCIGTVEGGEMVRQLPLCKHLYHVECIDMWLASHDTCPLCRAEVEPPDDDGQQAMTTELPV, from the coding sequence ATGGCATCGTTCGGACCGACGACTTTGCCGAACTCGGATAACCAGCTGCAGGCCAGCCAAGGCACGGCGATCTTCAGCTACACCTGCATCGGCCTCACGGGCGCCGCGCTCTTCtccgtcgtcttcttcttctgctaTCAATTCCGCAACCGAGCACCGGTGGCCGCCGCCGGGGCAGCGGCCGGTACCGGTGGTCGCGGTCGCATCGTGGACCTCGCGAAGCTTCCGGAGTTCGCGTACACCAAGTCTGCAAGGCACAGCGGACGCGGCGACGGTGCGCAGTGCTCTGTGTGCATCGGCACGGTGGAGGGCGGCGAGATGGTGCGGCAACTGCCGTTGTGCAAGCACCTGTACCACGTGGAGTGCATCGACATGTGGCTGGCGTCGCACGACACGTGCCCGCTTTGCCGCGCGGAGGTTGAGCCGCCGGACGACGACGGTCAACAAGCGATGACGACGGAGCTGCCGGTGTAG